One genomic window of Prochlorococcus marinus str. NATL2A includes the following:
- a CDS encoding AbrB family transcriptional regulator encodes MLVGKELLDKARSLSDRPEDEIAKGCGYVGPSGRVLRKSFYRALVEAKGYKLRSNGPGRAGNRSSRGRQAEFRTKVHGNGNLLIGHAYTKKLGLEPGQEFRIDVRKESGAISLLPLKK; translated from the coding sequence ATGCTTGTTGGAAAAGAACTCCTAGACAAAGCAAGATCTTTGAGCGACCGTCCAGAAGACGAAATAGCTAAAGGTTGTGGTTACGTTGGGCCAAGTGGAAGAGTTTTACGTAAAAGTTTTTATCGTGCTCTAGTTGAGGCAAAGGGTTATAAACTTCGTTCAAATGGTCCTGGAAGAGCAGGAAATAGATCCTCAAGAGGAAGGCAGGCAGAATTCCGTACAAAAGTTCATGGCAATGGCAATCTTCTTATTGGGCATGCCTATACAAAAAAATTAGGGCTTGAACCTGGACAGGAATTTCGTATTGATGTACGAAAAGAGTCAGGCGCGATAAGTTTGTTACCACTCAAGAAATAA